A window from Leifsonia shinshuensis encodes these proteins:
- a CDS encoding S53 family peptidase, translating into MTDAEQPLDLVPLPGSERPDRPGFQAHGGLAPDSRVDATLVLRRREPLPESAFAQPLSREELAERYGAAPDDVSLVRDTLQGLGLTIDEVDAGARRVRVSGPVQIMARVFGTDLAQSTRDDAGDDAPTYRQRTGGLSIPAALDGVVTAVLGLDDRPQARAQFRYVPAAAVNTSYTPPELGRVYEFPEGTDGSGQTIAIIELGGGYVQSDLDTYFAGLGIPTPSVTAVGVDGGSNAPEGNPNGADGEVMLDIEVAGALAPGANIVVYFAPNTDAGFLDAVSTAAHADPTPAAISISWGQSEDQWTAQARTAFDQALQDAAALGVTTTAAAGDDGSSDRVGDGRPHVDFPASSPHALACGGTRLEADGDTGTVHSETVWNNGTGGGATGGGVSAVFPLPSWQKGVGVPSGADGTDAGGTANGPGGRGVPDVSAVADPQTGYQVRVDGQDTVIGGTSAVAPLWAALVARIVQSTGKPLGLAQPALYDAVPAGTVADGFRDITTGDNGAYRAAPGWDACTGLGVPNGTSLLSAL; encoded by the coding sequence ATGACGGATGCCGAACAGCCCCTCGATCTCGTCCCGCTGCCCGGGAGCGAGCGCCCCGACCGACCCGGATTCCAGGCCCACGGCGGCCTCGCGCCGGACTCGCGCGTCGACGCGACCCTCGTCCTGCGGCGCAGGGAGCCGCTGCCGGAGAGCGCCTTCGCTCAGCCGCTGAGCCGCGAGGAGCTGGCCGAGCGGTACGGCGCGGCGCCCGACGACGTCTCGCTGGTGCGCGACACGCTCCAGGGTCTCGGCCTCACGATCGACGAAGTGGATGCGGGCGCCCGCCGGGTGCGGGTGTCCGGCCCGGTGCAGATCATGGCGCGCGTCTTCGGCACCGATCTGGCTCAGTCGACCCGCGACGACGCCGGCGACGACGCACCGACCTACCGGCAGCGCACGGGCGGGCTGAGCATCCCGGCCGCGCTGGACGGGGTGGTCACCGCCGTGCTCGGCCTCGACGACCGGCCCCAGGCGCGGGCGCAGTTCCGGTACGTCCCGGCAGCGGCGGTCAACACCAGCTACACGCCGCCGGAGCTCGGCCGCGTCTACGAGTTCCCCGAGGGGACGGACGGCAGCGGCCAGACCATCGCGATCATCGAGCTCGGCGGCGGGTACGTGCAGTCCGATCTCGACACGTACTTCGCCGGGCTCGGCATCCCGACACCGTCCGTCACCGCGGTCGGCGTCGACGGCGGGTCCAACGCGCCGGAGGGCAACCCCAACGGCGCGGACGGCGAGGTGATGCTCGATATCGAGGTGGCGGGCGCGCTCGCCCCGGGCGCGAACATCGTCGTGTACTTCGCGCCGAACACCGACGCCGGGTTCCTCGACGCGGTGTCGACCGCCGCGCACGCCGACCCGACCCCGGCCGCCATCAGCATCAGCTGGGGCCAGTCGGAGGACCAGTGGACGGCCCAGGCCCGCACCGCCTTCGACCAGGCGCTGCAGGATGCGGCCGCACTCGGCGTGACGACGACGGCCGCGGCCGGCGACGACGGCAGCAGCGACCGGGTCGGCGACGGCCGGCCCCACGTCGACTTCCCGGCCTCCTCCCCGCACGCCCTGGCCTGCGGCGGGACGCGCCTGGAGGCGGACGGCGACACCGGTACCGTGCACTCGGAGACGGTCTGGAACAACGGGACGGGCGGCGGCGCGACCGGCGGCGGCGTCAGCGCCGTCTTCCCGCTGCCGTCGTGGCAGAAGGGCGTCGGCGTGCCGTCCGGCGCGGACGGCACCGACGCGGGAGGGACCGCCAACGGACCGGGCGGACGCGGCGTTCCCGACGTCTCCGCCGTCGCCGACCCGCAGACCGGCTACCAGGTGCGCGTCGACGGCCAGGACACGGTGATCGGCGGCACCAGCGCCGTCGCGCCGCTCTGGGCGGCACTCGTCGCGCGGATCGTCCAGTCGACCGGGAAGCCGCTGGGGCTCGCGCAGCCCGCGCTCTACGACGCTGTGCCGGCGGGGACGGTCGCCGACGGCTTCCGCGACATCACCACGGGCGACAACGGCGCGTACCGGGCGGCTCCGGGATGGGATGCGTGCACCGGCCTCGGCGTGCCGAACGGCACGTCGCTGCTGTCGGCGCTCTGA
- a CDS encoding putative sulfate exporter family transporter yields MSSASPVARPVAPWLPGLVACAAAAAVAWGVHWLVPAVPLLTAAVVLGIVVGQLPVARPAVTGRLAPGLSLSAKRLMRIGVVLLGLKLSLGDIAHLGWVAILTTVAVVLLSFAGTFWIGRLLRLPGHQPLLIATGFSICGASAIGAMSSVVKPKDEEAATPVALVTLCGTLAIFVLPLLWHPLGLDAQQFGHWVGAGVHDVGQVVATAQLAGAAALAVAVVVKLTRVLMLAPMVAIAAVVERRRHVAGDPSVKRPPIVPLFVAGFLLAVLIRTFVPLPAAVTDGADTAQTVLLAMALFGLGTAVRLRTLLGTGWRALVTALASWALIAALALVAVWVSTAA; encoded by the coding sequence GTGAGCTCCGCTTCCCCCGTCGCCCGGCCCGTCGCGCCCTGGCTCCCGGGCCTCGTCGCGTGCGCCGCCGCGGCGGCCGTCGCGTGGGGCGTGCACTGGCTCGTGCCCGCCGTACCGTTGCTGACGGCCGCCGTCGTGCTCGGCATCGTCGTCGGCCAGCTGCCGGTCGCGCGCCCGGCGGTGACGGGCCGGCTGGCGCCCGGGCTCTCGCTGAGCGCAAAGCGGCTGATGCGGATCGGCGTGGTCCTGCTCGGACTCAAGCTGAGCCTCGGCGACATCGCCCACCTCGGCTGGGTCGCCATCCTCACCACGGTCGCGGTCGTCCTGCTCAGCTTCGCGGGCACCTTCTGGATCGGGCGCCTGCTCCGGCTGCCCGGTCACCAGCCGCTGCTCATCGCCACCGGTTTCTCGATCTGCGGAGCCTCCGCGATCGGGGCGATGAGCAGCGTCGTGAAGCCGAAGGACGAGGAGGCGGCGACCCCGGTCGCCCTGGTGACCCTGTGCGGCACGCTCGCGATCTTCGTGCTGCCCCTGCTGTGGCATCCCCTCGGCCTGGATGCGCAGCAGTTCGGCCACTGGGTCGGCGCGGGCGTGCACGATGTCGGCCAGGTCGTCGCCACGGCGCAGCTCGCCGGCGCGGCCGCCCTCGCGGTCGCCGTGGTGGTCAAGCTGACCCGCGTGCTGATGCTGGCGCCGATGGTCGCGATCGCGGCCGTCGTCGAGCGCCGTCGCCACGTGGCCGGCGACCCGTCGGTGAAGCGCCCGCCGATCGTCCCGCTGTTCGTGGCGGGGTTCCTGCTCGCGGTGCTGATCCGCACCTTCGTGCCGCTCCCGGCCGCCGTGACGGACGGTGCGGATACGGCGCAGACGGTCCTGCTCGCGATGGCGCTGTTCGGGCTCGGCACGGCGGTGCGGCTGCGGACCCTGCTCGGGACCGGCTGGCGCGCGCTCGTCACCGCGCTCGCCTCCTGGGCGCTGATCGCCGCGCTCGCGCTGGTCGCCGTCTGGGTGAGCACGGCCGCCTGA